The sequence TTAGAACTTATTAGAAAAATTAGTTTATCGTGAAATTTTTGGAACTTTTAACTATTCAACAGAAATGAAATAGTGGTTTTTCTTATCTAAGAAAGGTGAATATTGATGATGTTCGTTGATATTCAATAATAATATTGGAATGTTATTAATCTTTGTTTTAATGaagatatcaatatcaatatcaagtaGTGAAAGTGATTACACTTTTATTGGATGTTTGCCCAGCACACAACACATAGCTAGCAAGAATATAAACCATCACACAATTCGTCTTGAAATTATGGTGCGTTTGTTAAAACTGAATGGTTAACCGCTAAATGGTGCATAATCTGAATGATATAAAGATACAGAATGAGTTTAGTTTTGAATGACAATaaactgtttgataatcattttcaatGAGCAATGTTAATGATTTAAAAGTACCTTATTAACTTTTATATGAATAAAAACTAGAATATAGTTTTTTAATAAGTGTTATTGATATAATTTAAATaagatattacataaaatttatattattagtgcTTAAAAGTGTATTTCAACTCCAAATAGTTAAACACTGAATATCTAAACCATTCAGCATCATTTGTCGTTCAGGTGTcagcagtggcggaacttgaacccgaccaCAGAAGGGGCGAGTGcaaaaatttatttaatttttcattGAAGCTGAGGCGAACACTAAGAAAAAccttatttttaatttttcttttttagtgtgatttttttaaaaaaacaaaaaattcgGCTAGGGCGGATGCCCCACCATGTCTCCACAATGTTCCACCCCTGGGTGTCAGAAATAACCGCGCTGAATGCTGAATGTGTCAGCATTCGTCGCTGAACCATTTTATTAAGAGTTAAACAAAATCACCCTTAGTATTTTCAAACAAATTTCGATCATCCAACTCTAACTTTGGCTTTAAAATGACATACGAGGTGTCGTTATCATTCAGCTCCATACTCGAGTTCAAAGTAACACATAATACTTCATAAATCATCCAAATACACTACCAAAATGTGACCCTCATAAAATATACTCGTACAAATCAAATAATATTTCATTACCATCAGACTCAATAACCACCAAATATAAGTCAAAATGTTGTTCAAACTTCTAACATTCCAACCTAAAATTTTGAGTCATTGGGAACTATTAGCTCAATACTGCCCACTATTCTTATATTGCTAGCTAGTTTTAACTTTCACAATGATCCATCTTCATGAACTGAGCAGTTCCATTTGCTTCAGATAGAAGCAACATCTTCATGATCATTTAAACCTGAACATTTCAAATTGAAATAATCAATTTGTTTACCCTCCACTTCAATCTGACTTCTCGAGGGGATACTTTTTATATAATAgagatacttttttttttttttttttttttttgtcatagaGATACTTATCATCATTCCTTATTTCATAATTGTACATTTCATATTCAGTATCCTAATCCCCTTATGAATCAGAGTCCCTGATGTCATTATTCTCTTCATATAAAGCACTAAAAGGATTTTTAGAGACAAAACTTGTCATATCATCATTCTGTTGCTTCACCCCAATTTCTTCTAAAATAAAATTCTCTTTATCTTCCAAAATATTCTTCCTTTAATTTGTTGTACTATAACCACAACAACACAACAATGACAATACATATAAACtacatatatattacattataacCTAAATCGATTAATAAAATCCAAATTCATATACGCACACCAAGTGTTTGACGAAATGTCTTGAACAGATAACGAAACAAACGAAAGGAAAAGTGTTGTTACCTGATCTTTAAACACGGTTGTAGGTTGAAGCTTAACTAGAATCGAGTGAGTGACAAAAAAAACGGATGAATCGAATGAATTCACAATAATCGCCGTTTCATGAGTTTTTAGGTTTTTAGTGTGTGTGAGTTCTAAAACTGATGGGGAGCCTTATTAAACGGGCAACAGGCACCATGCGTGTTGCTCGTTGGTTAATGCATGATGCGTTACCACTTGCTTGTCTTGCTTAAGTGCTCGGTGATCACGTATCACGCACCAAGCTATACGCATCATGCGTGGTGTGAGATGCGTGGTCAGGAAACATTATTACAATTTCAAAATTTCAGGGCATGTTATACACTTTCGAACTTACATGAAGCATTTTGACCTGTTTCCCTAATTACTTTACTACTATCTCAGCGTAAGTGGCCTATTTAAATAATATTAAGCCCAAGTCGACTAATTAAATAACATTCAGCCCAAGTGGCCTACTTAAATGGAGTAACATTCAGCCCAATCGGCCCAATTTACCCAAGTGAGCCCAGAATGTATATaggaatcctatatatatatatatattatatatatatatatatatatatatatatatatatatatatatatatatatatatatatatatatatatatatatatatatatatatatatatatatatatatatatataggataggaTGAATAAGAAAACCATCAGACCCTTATCCTTTTTCTCCTCATTTCGAGAGTAAGAGTATGTGGTGTGGGAGTTAGTTAAAAATGATGCCCAAAACTTGCAACCAAAAACTATTTGATTCTTCTGGATTTCATATTCAAAACACCCACAATGTACCCAGGCATGTCCCCTAATGgtcctatttatttatttttaaattataatGAATACTCTGTTTTTATGTTTCTACAAGTTCCATAATTGTCATTTGTTGATTTTAGTATACTTTGAGAATTCTTGTATTTTTAGGAATTGGGCATATACAATCTTGGTTTATCATCATCATCTGTTCATTGAAAGATTGGAACTTTTTATTTTATATTGTCATTTTGAATCCGTTTATTGTTATTTTTCTATATTACATGAAATTTGGTATTCTTAATTTGTGAAAATGTGATTGCTATTCTGAAtcccatttatttattttttattttattttttttaccgaatTACATGAAATTTTGTAGAAACTTGGGAAATGTGATTTTTTCTTTGAGGCCTACTTAAGAAATTTCTGCATCTGTCAATCAATAACATTATAAAAATTGAataatttatttctttattttttatttttagacATACAGAATGTTGAATCTGGCATCTCAATGTTGTTTTATTGATAAGTAACTTATGGTAACTATCTTTTAAGTTCTGTAAGCTGCTAAACTATTAAATTGTTTTTATAGGTTATACCCTATGGTTACATTGTCTAGTAACTTAAAAATTGTATCATGGTGCTGCTTCTCCACTAGATTGTACTTCAACGAGACGCATATTAGGCCCTCAGTAGTCCATCGTAAAAGACGAAGTCAACATATTCCCCTAAAAAGTCAAACATATGATCCTACTACAACTTCAACTAATGAAGATGATATCTCTAGAGCAACCTTAGTTTGGAGGGCGATCAAATTACCAATCTATTCAGTTGCACTTGTTCCCTTGACTGTAAGTTTTCTAAGAAAATCGAGCACTCGTGTCACACTTTAACTGGTCAATGAAATTATCAAATGACACTATCTGTTTATAGGTAGGTACGGCTGCAGCTTATTTAGAAACAGGGTTATGTTCAGCCAAGCAATATGTTCTGCTTTTAGCTTCATCTGTTCTTATAATCACTTGGCttaatctaaggtaacaatatcatcaagtttataaaaatatttcaaaatttttttttatagaaagaCTCTCCATGTGGTGTGTAATCTGGGCAGCAACGATGTTTATGATTTTGATACAGGAGCAGATATTAACAAGAAAGAATCCGTCGTTAACATGATCGGCAGGTAGATTACAACCTATCCTTTTGTATATGTTatgtaaaaatgattatttattCATCTGAAGttgtaatatacatataatcaCCTACAATATGTATATTTATCATGCGTATGCAGCTGCACAGGGACCCTTATGGTTGCATTGCTATTGCTTGGGTTCGGGTCAATGGGGCTTATTTGGGCAGCCATGGAGGCTGGAAATGTGAGGTCAATTTTGCTATTGGCTTCTGCAGTCACTTGTGGTTACATATATCAGGTAACAATCTTCTACACAAAAAATAAATTTTCCGCTCTGCATTCTGGATTTGTACAGTACAACTAACCCGTTATAGTGTCCACCTTTCCGGTTGAGTTACCGGGGTCTGGGTGAACCGTTGTGCTTTGCAGCGTTCGGTCCGTTTGCAACCACGGCCTTTTACCTGTTACAATGTAGTAGCACAAGAATGGAGACGGTACCGATAACTGCTACAATACTATCAGCTTCAGTACTAGTTGGCATTACAACATCTCTTATTCTTTTTTGTAGTCACTTTCACCAGGTATCGTTATACTTATGAATAGCTgatttggaaaattattagtattattattaaaaaagtaAAAGGATAACATGTTAAACTGGTCGAAAATCTCCCAGAGGGTATTTTGTGACGCATAAAGCCCCCTAATCATTTTATTCGCGAAAGATTATTATTGTTGAAGTTATATTATTTTTGTATATATGACAAACtacatatatttataataaaaaaatacaattgGAAATATTGGATAAAGAATGCTCTGGGCGAACCCAGCTCGACCCAATCTGTACCATCCTGCCCATTTTGCTTCCTCTTTTTTTGTATTGTTTTTGCTATCTTTCTGACTTTTTTAAGTTCTCTTGAATTGCAAACTCAGATTACAGGCGATAAAGCGGTAGGAAAGTTCTCTCCTTTGGTAAGTAGTCTTTCAACCCACAATAGTTCACACTTCGTcatgtggtaattcaaacccatatTCTGATACTCCCACGTGACTAAAACGTGTCGGTTCATCTATAGGTAAGGATCGGCACAGAAACTGGTTCATATATGGTGAAACTGGCAGTGATTTCCTTATATTCACTTCTGTTTCTTTTCGGCATTTGTAGAGTCCTTCCAATCACTTCCATCGTaagatttttaaattttaaatcTTTTTCCCATGCAAATGTAACTTTTCGTATAAGAAAAGTGACCTGAATCTTGTGGTTTAGTTTCTGTGTGCGCTTACGCTACCCATGGGCAAGCTTGTGGTTACCTTTGTTGCGGATAACCACCAGGTCAGTCTCGAATTCACAAAATTGTGAAGTATTGTGTGACACATAACAGGGTAAATgagtttttattattttgtttcttttttaggATAAAATGAAGATATTTATGGCAAAATATTTCTGTGTTCGATTGCATGCGTTATTTGGAGCTGCTTTAGCTGCTGGGATGGTAGCAGCCAGGATTATAACAAGGAATAATGTACCACTATTAGTAATTACTTGATTTCTGTATcagaatattttttataaaattcttTCTACGAGTATTAGATGCATAAGTACTTGTACAACGACATTTAGTTTGAACAAGCATAAGTTTTGTCATCACTTAAGAATGTTTTAGATCTAATTTGTATAGAGCTCGTTCAGTGAATTTTATAGGACTACTGTTAACGAAGTTCGTGTGCATTCTGTAATATTTTCCGTGTGACTCAAATAATAAAATGTTGCTTTTCAATTAGCAAAGGATTCAATATATTATACAGTCAAGAATACATACAGTTGAATCCCAAGTCAGACTATAAATACAGTTAAATGATTTCCATCGAAAGATCCCAACTTTTGTACAAAAGAAAATCAGTAGTAAAAAAAGGGCTGTATATACAAAagaaatatatctatatctatctacatGTAATTTGAGTGTCAATATAGACCCAGGTACTTCCACCAGAAACTACCAACAACTGCCCAAATCACTGCATTCATACAGGCCATAGCGAACCCGATCCTGAAGATATCCAGGAGGTCTACGTAACCAGCTACAGACAAAAGAAATAAACCATATCAGTCTTAATCGGAGGCAGCATTTTTAATAAATTTACTACGCACCAAATGGGTAAAATCAACAAAATAAGCTTGAAAAGAAAGCAGTCAAACAGGTTGAAATCACCCAAGGTGTAATTTTAACACACGCAGACTCCGAAATAATTTTAATTCAAAAGACATCTTACCCATACTGAAAGttatccactttgatttaagaccgTTACCCAAGCCACCATACCCGCCCATTTTGCTACTAGATAATAAAAAACGCACCTCCAAAGTAAAATGCCGCTTGCCCGGTACTATAATGTGTTAGAGCACAAAATATGTTTATCAATCTTTACTCATGTATTAAAAAAGTGATGATAAATTTGGTTTCTTTATCTCTTTatgtataattaaattaaaattatacatATTACTGTAATTATTAATCTAtacttttttttaatattaattaattattaatttattaatctatactatatataacatacataaaaattatatttatattatattttatatatatatatatatatatatatatatatatatatatatatatatatatatatatatatatatatatatatatatatatatatatatatatattatatatagataatatatagatactAAACTATAATATCAATGATCAGATTATATTGTCTTCATCCTTCGTACCCAAATATTGCATACAGTTTCAAAGCCACTTATTAAGGAGAGGTAGTTTTGGATTTGAATGTAATTAACCGTGAAAGAATGTTTAGTTATTACTCCAACTAACTGAAATAAATTCATGCGCATGTTCAAAGGAAGTACCTAATTATCCCTAAATGCTAGTCTATCTATATTATcacaaaaattaaaatttaaaacattCTCATTTTGAATGCTTCTTTAGATAGATAGATGATAATATATATCAGACTTGGACTCGTTCTTGTTCTTGTATATAAATAAACTAGAGACTAGATGTTATCGCGGTAGCTAGCTAGGGTTTTGATTTACGTAAAGCATAGCGTTTTACACGTACTATTACGATACCGTAGATCATGCATATTGTCCGATCGTGTTTCATTCCCGGGCTTAGAAAGACACGCCGTTTTCTAAAATCCTTTGCCGGATGTTGTTCATCTTCACATCCTGCAGTTATCAAAAGCGGCAGAAACAAAGTCGTCCCTTCATCCATGCATGCGGTCGAATCCAACGACGACCTTTTAATCGAAATCTTGCTCCGTTTATGATTTTGATACAGGAGCAGATATTAACAAGAAAGAATCCGTCGTTAACATGATCGGCAGGTAGATTACAACCTATCCTTTTGTATATGTTatgtaaaaatgattatttattCATCTGAAGttgtaatatacatataatcaCCTACAATATGTATATTTATCATGCGTATGCAGCTGCACAGGGACCCTTATGGTTGCATTGCTATTGCTTGGGTTCGGGTCAATGGGGCTTATTTGGGCAGCCATGGAGGCTGGAAATGTGAGGTCAATTTTGCTATTGGCTTCTGCAGTCACTTGTGGTTACATATATCAGGTAACAATCTTCTACACAAAAAATAAATTTTCCGCTCTGCATTCTGGATTTGTACAGTACAACTAACCCGTTATAGTGTCCACCTTTCCGGTTGAGTTACCGGGGTCTGGGTGAACCGTTGTGCTTTGCAGCGTTCGGTCCGTTTGCAACCACGGCCTTTTACCTGTTACAATGTAGTAGCACAAGAATGGAGACGGTACCGATAACTGCTACAATACTATCAGCTTCAGTACTAGTTGGCATTACAACATCTCTTATTCTTTTTTGTAGTCACTTTCACCAGGTATCGTTATACTTATGAATAGCTgatttggaaaattattagtattattattaaaaaagtaAAAGGATAACATGTTAAACTGGTCGAAAATCTCCCAGAGGGTATTTTGTGACGCATAAAGCCCCCTAATCATTTTATTCGCGAAAGATTATTATTGTTGAAGTTATATTATTTTTGTATATATGACAAACtacatatatttataataaaaaaatacaattgGAAATATTGGATAAAGAATGCTCTGGGCGAACCCAGCTCGACCC comes from Rutidosis leptorrhynchoides isolate AG116_Rl617_1_P2 chromosome 4, CSIRO_AGI_Rlap_v1, whole genome shotgun sequence and encodes:
- the LOC139845272 gene encoding 2-carboxy-1,4-naphthoquinone phytyltransferase, chloroplastic-like translates to MIGSCTGTLMVALLLLGFGSMGLIWAAMEAGNVRSILLLASAVTCGYIYQCPPFRLSYRGLGEPLCFAAFGPFATTAFYLLQCSSTRMETVPITATILSASVLVGITTSLILFCSHFHQITGDKAVGKFSPLVRIGTETGSYMVKLAVISLYSLLFLFGICRVLPITSIFLCALTLPMGKLVVTFIADNHQDKMKIFMAKYFCVRLHALFGAALAAGMVAARIITRNNVPLLVIT
- the LOC139845271 gene encoding 2-carboxy-1,4-naphthoquinone phytyltransferase, chloroplastic-like; amino-acid sequence: FNETHIRRPSVVHRKRKSQQILLKSQTYDPTTTSTNEDDISRATLIWRAIKLPIYSVALVPLTVGTAAAYLETGLCSAKQYVLLLASSVLIITWLNLSNDVYDFDTGADINKKESVVNMIGSCTGTLMVALLLLGFGSMGLIWAAMEAGNVRSILLLASAVTCGYIYQCPPFRLSYRGLGEPLCFAAFGPFATTAFYLLQCSSTRMETVPITATILSASVLVGITTSLILFCSHFHQITGDKAVGKFSPLVRIGTETGSYMVKLAVISLYSLLFLFGICRVLPITSIFLCALTLPMGKLVVTFVADNHQDKMKIFMAKYFCVRLHALFGAALAAGMVAARIITRNNVPLLVIT